Below is a genomic region from Candidatus Poribacteria bacterium.
GTAGAAAGGTCCTCCCCATTCAGGCGGATGTCAGCAACCTTACAGAAATCGATGCCCTCGTCGCGCAGACTGTCGAGACGCTCGGACGGCTGGATGTCCTCGTCAACAACGCTGGCGTCAATATACGCAACCCCGCCTTGGAATTTACCGAGGCGGATTGGGACTTCGTTACGGATATCAACCTAAAGGGCGCCTTTTTTCTCGCAAAAGCCTGCGGCAATGTCATGCAGCAACAAAAATCCGGTAAAGTCATTAACACATTGTCCCTCACCTCAGCGATCGGACTCCCGACGAGTGTCGCCTACACCGCAGCGAAAGGTGGACTCCTCCAATTAACGAAGTTACTCGCCGTGGAATGGGCGGAACACAACATTCAGGTCAACGGCATTGCACCCGGCTTCATCCGAACCGAAATGACTGCCCCCGCGCGCGAGGACAACCGAAACCGGTGGATTCTCAATCGCACCCCCGCAGAGCGATGGGGTGAACCTGAGGACCTTGCAGGATTAACAATCTTCTTCGCCTCGAATGCCTCTGATTTTGTTACTGGGCAGATGGTCTTCGTTGATGGTGGATTCATGGCGGGTAGCGACTGGAGGCGACAGTCCTAAAATGGCAAAAGATCCAGACACGGCACAAACTGAAAACT
It encodes:
- a CDS encoding glucose 1-dehydrogenase, with the translated sequence MNQKSATGIVEQFRLDGKVSLVTGASRGIGLAMAEGLAGAGSDLVVVGREIETLTPVAERIAAETGRKVLPIQADVSNLTEIDALVAQTVETLGRLDVLVNNAGVNIRNPALEFTEADWDFVTDINLKGAFFLAKACGNVMQQQKSGKVINTLSLTSAIGLPTSVAYTAAKGGLLQLTKLLAVEWAEHNIQVNGIAPGFIRTEMTAPAREDNRNRWILNRTPAERWGEPEDLAGLTIFFASNASDFVTGQMVFVDGGFMAGSDWRRQS